The Brettanomyces bruxellensis chromosome 8, complete sequence genome segment TagaggaggaaagaaataagagGAAGAGGTCTGGCAGacgaaaaagaagaaagacgCCAACTGTTGATTCGGCAGAAAAGAATAGCAATAAAGATACTTCTCAAAATGTGGTTAAAATTCCAAGCAATGGTGATCAGAAAGATGCAACTCAGGGTGAAATCAACTCTGTGAGAAGCAATGTGAATCACAATTCTAAATTTACAGAAGCAAGCactgaaaattcaaaacaTGAAGGTAACCAAAGTGCTAGTAATAATGATATTATCGGTTCTGCCTCCAACTCTTCAAGAAATGCCAATAAAGTCGCAGATACTAAACTTGCACCATCTGTAGAGCAGGATAAAGATAGCAGAATGGGAACTGAAAACACAGAACaagtaaataaaagcatattaaaggaaaatgttGTTGATGCTAAGGAAACTAAGACAGACGATGATACCAAAAAGTCAGATAGGGGAAACAGTGAGCGGACTGAGATAACGAATACTGGTACTGGCATTTCAAGTAGTAAGGAgaatattcaaagaaaacttGGCTCGATACCAGGAATCAAGTCAGAAGTCACAATCGATGATAAACAGAAAGATAATTCGGATTATAAACAGAAAACTGCCTTGGATGACAAGGTGGAAAGTAAAGCAGAAGTTAATTTGGTTGATAAGACAGATGCTAAATTAGAAATTAATCATGAAGGACAGAAAGATACTTTGAACACATCTGGAGACAATAAGGAGACCCCGAAATTGATCTATGAGGGGCCATCTCAATATGTTGCTGTTAATTATGTGTCATttgagaaattttcaaggaaGTTGACCGAAAAGGATATTAAAACGTCTTTATTCGGAAAGCAATCGACTTTGCCTGCAGAACGCAGAGATCCACACTttacaaatatttgcacGATACGGCAGGATAACTCGACAGATCTTAGCATCAAGCGCCTCAAGGAAGATCGAGAAGCAAGCTTAAAGAGTATATTAAAGCTTCCACGTTTTGGGGAGAAGTACAAGGTTAtagaggagaagaaggaagaaaagcaaaaggagAAAGTGGAAGCCAACATCACAACACCTGCTCCTGTTGGGATTTACTTACCAAATggtaaaaagaaggaaTGTCCAATCAGTGGTGAAAGTGCAACATACTATGATCCTGGAAGCGGTGTTCCATATAGTTCAGTGGAATGCTTCAAGATCTTGCAAAAAGTGGCTGCAGGTGAATATTACTGGGGACAAATTGATGACGGTGGGGTGAATTCCCAATTTAAGGGAGGAATCGGTTGCTACATGGGTGAAGTATCAGGACGTCACGCGAAGGGTGTTCCTAAAGgcttttgataaaaaaattaagtcTTTGTTTGGTATTTCATGTGTGTAAATCTATATAATTATGGCCTAAATCTGTATTATAGTGTAATTAATTGGCATTATGCATCAAAGTTTTTCTATGGTCTTCCAGAAGATCGGGCTGGAAGGATTTGAAAACGGTCAAAACCTCTGGAATAACGTATGTtcttaaaaaatttttgtaCTCCGGGTTTCCATTCTTGATCTGAAAGTGGTAGTCTTCATCTAGTTGATCGTGCTCGAATTCCGGAAGAGAAATATCGAAAGTAGAATCTTCAccaccttctttttccacctTGACAACAAAATTGACCGCCAGCTCTATTAAGCATCTCACCCTCCCCTTTCTCTGTGTGATATCGCAGTCTCCGGTAATTGGTCCAACATTTGTTACTGTGGCTTTATAATCGTCCTTTTCTACTGTGACTTTAGACAAGTTATCGGTCAAATATTGTTTTGCCCAGGGTATGCAACTCTTCTCAACCCAGTGCCAGTTATTTGGATTCACGATAGTTGCCATAATGACTATGTTCTTAATTtgtttgatttataatttgttcTCTACTTCTTAGGtgtaaagaaaagaattgtTTGAGCGATGGTTGATAAGAAAGTTGCGATTGGAAAAAGTGCGACCCGATCTCACATATATGTCCGAACATGCCGCGCGGTCGACTCAACTATGATAGATCTAGAAAAATCCataggtgaaaaaaattggaatcAGAACTACTATCTAAGGCAAACAGTCTACAGTGAAAAAGTTCACAATCTATGtcattaaatttaaatCAGGACATGGCAATACATATCTAAGTATGAGACAGTACGCAACATTAATACATAATCTAAAGATTACACAATCAAATGACAATTGTACACAAGCATCATTTCCCTAGCGATCACCAACTAGTTATTCAAAGTTTGGCCTTTGGCTTGAATGCAACGGCTTCGATCTCCACCAAAACCTTCTTATTTGGGAAATTGATACCAAAGCATGATCTTGCGGGTTTGTGGGGAAGAAACTTGGCATAGACAGTGTTCATCCGGCCAATGTCCTCTGCCTTGTtaagaaaaacaacaacCTTCAAAGTGTCTTGTAAAGACGAGCCAGCCGCTTTCAACACTTTTTCTAGGTTTTCCAATGCCTTTTGTGTCTGTCTCTCAATTGAATTAGAATAAGTACCATCATCTTCACAGCCGAGAGTTCCCGATGCAAATATCAAATCTTTGTAAGACCATGCTGGAGAAAGCACTGGGTTAGGCTTCTGTCCGACCGATTCCCAAGTTATTTTCTCTGCCATCATAAACTTATTAGTTCCAAGTGGAAAATAGAACAATTAATTATCTTATTAATTTTCCCCACAGTAATGAAAAAAGGCAGCGTTGTTTAACCGGACAACCGACCAGCGAACGATTCTTCCTTATCTATGAGCAGTAAATTTTTCCCAGAATAATTTTCtaatttcaatttatttttttccaaaccGTATCTTCCAAGCAAAAAATCATGCCAGTTTGTGCCCGATTATGACAAGGAGGAAAAAGTCCCCAGGACAGCTCAGCAAAATGCTGGTTAAtcattatttgatttatactATGCAATATTCTGTGGAAAACGTAGAAAAGACAGCCGAGCAAATGCTAATTTGCTGCATTGATATCAAGTGCCACGTTgtaaattcaaaagaacGTACATGCTGTTCAAAAGTTAGGAATAGCTTTAGATCGGAACCGTTGTAACTTAATGAATATTCTATATTTACAAATCGTTGAAATCATATCTTCTTATTGTCTCCCCGCACTCCGTGTTTCTTCTGGTTTCGGCATGCAATTGTGCGAGGCCAGCAATTGAATTTGCGAAAAAAAGCgattaatttaatattagTAATGTGCCTCAGTCCGTCCCCAGATAGTTCTAATTCTCTCTCCACCAATTATATTAAATTGCCGGCCCTATCTACTCCTTACAATTTTGATCGAGCCCTATTTTAGCGCAACGGTGTCCTTAATTGTATTAAattcttactttttttgttttccatgCATGATCAATCTTCAAATGGTCGATATTGTAATAGATTGTACATTTTGTTAATTTAGTCTAACCATCCGACCAGCAACACTACAGTTGTCCTCAGAATTATCCCACTGATCGGCAAGATACCTTTTTTCCCGTCTTCTCGCAacaggggaaaaaataatgagtCTCTTCCGCAGTTTTTCCGGCCTGTTTGAGAGAAGGATCTTTTCAGCTCGTCAtcgatttttttaattcttcAATTAGCATTGTTAGTTATTTGGGGACAGCTCTTTGCCTTTAACACAATAGCAACGCTTCTAGCACTTATTCCCTctcaaattttttctccGCAAATCCAATCACATATATAAAGACACATTAATTGAACCACCTACCCCGTGTGTTTTTTGCCTTATCGTTTGAAACCTTTTTGTATttgattctttttcttctagGTTCCCTGATTATTAATTAAAGAGCATCTTTTGATACATAAAGCTGCAAAACATTCACGATTTTTCAAGATGCCAGAACAAAAGTAAGTTTATTACCGTTCTAATATGATCATTTCCTTTTGAATATCGCAATTTTAATCATGCCTTTAGTTTActgtttcatcatcaacgtTGTCTGTGTTTAGTTTTCGTATACAGCTGGGTCCGATACGTCCTATCATACTCCAGTGTATTTACAAATTAAGTATGCATGGTTTTCTTTGCATGTTTAATTAGGCATTTTGCCCACTTATCCACCCAGATATTCATTTCAAGCAAAGCATCGGTCAGTTTGTGGGTCAAATTGTAGAGATTTGGATTAACAAGAGGTTGAATATCAAGCCAATTATAATATAGAGTATTTTGCAAAATAATGACGTGCTTCAACTTAGCATTTCTCTGAAACTGAAAATTACTCCTGCTTGCTTTCTTGATCGCGAATCCAGCCTTTGACTGCACTCTGCAGAAATATAATAGCATTACAAATCACAGATGACTCGGACTTCCAACTTGCggcaacaaaaaaaattaataataaagaaaatgaaaaaaaaatcggaCTTCGAGGATATTTCACATAATTCTATGCGATGAGTGTTGTTATAACAGGACCAAGTAAGAAGGAAACAATAGGTCACATTTTCCCCCATTCAAAAGGAACATGCACTAACATGAATCCTGCTACTTTTTAGAGCTGATATTGCCATGGTTGGATTGGCGGTGATGGGCCAAAACTTGGTTCTTAACATGGCTGACCACGGATTCACAGTTGCCTGCTTTAATCGGCATGTTGAGGTGGTTGACCAATTCGTGGCCGGACCCGCAAAAGGTAAAAGCATCATTGGTACACACAACCTAAAAGACATGGTTGCAACCTTGAAGAGACCTAGAAAGGTCATGCTGTTGATTAAGGCAGGAAAGCCTGTTGACAGTGTGATTGGTCAGGTTCTTCCTCTGCTTGAAAAAGGTGATATCATCATTGACGGTGGTAACTCCCACTATCCAGATACCACACGTAGGTACGAGGAATTGAAGGCCAAGggtattttatttgttggaTCTGGTGTTTCTGGTGGTGAGGAAGGTGCTAGATATGGACCTTCTTTGATGCCAGGTGGTTCGGCCGAGGCTTGGCCTGAAATCAAGCCGATTTTCCAGGCTGTTGCAGCTAAAGCTGATGGTGAGCCATGTTGTGACTGGGTTGGACCTGCCGGAGCTGGTCACTACGTGAAAATGGTTCACAATGGTATCGAATACGGTGATATGCAGCTTATTTGCGAGTCTTACgatttgatgaagagacTTGCCGGTATGACCGACAAGGAAATCTCTGAGGTTATGGGCAGATGGAACAAAGGTGTGCTAGATTCTTTCCTTATCGAGATTACCAGAGATATCTTGAAGTACGATGACACAGACGGGACTCCGttggtggaaaaaattatgGATAAAGCCGGCCAGAAGGGAACTGGTAAGTGGACCGCAATTGATGCCTTGGATAAGGGCATGCCAGTTACTTTGATTGGAGAAGCTGTGTTTGCTAGATGTCTTTCGGCCTTGAAGGATGAAAGAATCAGAGCATCGAAAGTGTTGACTGGCCCTGCAATTGAGCCTGTTCCAAAATCCGAGAGAAGTGCTTTCATTGATGACTTGGAACAAGCTCTTTATGCTTCCAAGATTATCTCGTATGCCCAGGGATTCATGTTGATTAGAGAGGCTGCAAATGAGTTCAACTGGAAGCTGAACTTCCCATCCATTGCTCTTATGTGGAGAGGAGGTTGTATCATCAGATCTGTTTTCTTAGGAGAAATTACGAAGGCTTTCAGAGAAAACAGTGATCTTGAaaaccttcttttccatccaTTCTTCAAGTCTGCTGTCGTTCAAGCCCAGGCTGGATGGAGAAAGACTGTTGCTAGAGCTGTCACAAACGGTATTCCAACGCCTGCCTATTCCACCGCTCTTGCTTTCTATGATGGATACAGATCAGAAAGACTTCCAGCAAATCTTTTGCAGGCACAGAGAGATTACTTTGGTGCTCACACCTTCCAGATATTGCCTGAATGTGCAGATGACAAGAAGAAGCCAAACTCCAACATTCACATTAATTGGACTGGAAAGGGAGGAAATGTCTCTGCTACTACATATGACGCATGATTAAAGAAGATGCTTTGACAAAGTTGTGGccatttcttctttttcatcttttgcaATTacgatttctttttttttctttaattttatttttacacGTTTCGACCATACTGAATTCCTGTAACTATGATCCTTCGATTCCAATTATTGCTGCTGGAGTAATTGTAGATGGTATTTGTGTTGACGTAAGAAGCGTGTGAGAAaggataaaataaaaaataggaGAACTATtatgataaaaagaaaataaatgaataaataaaaataaaaaaataaaaaaaaataaaaaatagaaaggtagcaaaaaagtaaataacCGAGAACCGATTCCACGTTTGAATTACATTTAAGTACGCACACCTTTGTCATTTCAAGATATCAAGTGATTTACTTCTTCTGGCATTGAATATTTCTCTTAATAAGTAAATAGTGATAGTGTTTCTCTAGTGTGATTGCGAGTTTTTTCTTAAAGAACTAGCATTGTTTAAAGCACTTCTTTTGAATCGGAGCACATTTTTCCACATAAAAACAACCAAGCGAAAGCGATCCagatttttttctttccttcaatCTTATCCAGTTGTTTTATGAAGATATAGAACACAAACAAGTATACAAATGTCCGAGCAACAGGAGTTCCCTCCTGGTGCTTTTGATAAGGAAATGGCATCGGCAGTGAAAGATGCAATGAAAGCTGCGGCAGACGAAATGTTAGACAAGACTGATTCAGAAAATGATACCAACGAAGATAAAAGGGAAAGCACAGATAATGATAATGTACCAAGTACCGATTCCAGAGTGGTAAATGCTGATTCAAGTACTGACAACTTTAGCGAATCAAAGcatgatgaagatggtCGAGACTTCGCGTTAAATCAGGCAATAGAAGATGCGATCCGTGTGAATTTCGGCGGTACTAAGGAGgacgaagatgaagaatcGGCGAATGAAGATAATTctagtgatgatgataaagttgaattgaagaaagacGAAGAACCAGACGAAACTTCTGCTCTTGAAGCGGCAGAGATGGATCTTAATCGAGAAATTAAAGATGCTTTTCAGGAGTCGGGAGTCGTTGAAGCTCAAAGTGAATCAGCCAGTGGATCGGAATCAGAAGCAAGCACTGAATATAGTGCTGAAGAAGTGCCTAAAGATGATGCTATAGGTACACAAGAGATGCAGGATGCTATATATGATGCACTCAAAGACGTCGAGGGTAACgttaaagaaaagaaagatcacACGACTGAAATTGACGACAGTATGGCCCAACTTGAACTTAACAAGGCAATTGAAGAAGCTCTTAATGTTCCAATAGCTGAGCAGCATGCAGAGTACAAAGAGGAATCTAATTCTTCCAATGATCATGAGCAAACAGGAGGAAACACGGCGAATATTGACTTAAATGCAGCGGTGAGTGATGCGCTGAAAAATACTGAAATGGATTCTGAATCTAAAGATGATGAGCTGATCGGTACTTCTTCAACCTCAAGTGCAGAAGAACGTGCATTAAAGCAGGCCTTGGAGCAAGTTGCACAAAATGTGGTTGATACAGCACTTGTgccagaaaagaagaatgagagTGCTGACAATGTAAAAGAaccatcaaaaaaaagtaatgaGGAGCCAGAAGACCAGCATTGGGATGACATCATGCTTAAAGCCATGGAAATGGCAACAGAAAACCCTGAAGCCTTGCTTTCAAGTTTAAATGCTAATTCTAATCTGCAAGGAGTTGCAGCAGCTTCAAAACCTTTATCCGAAATTAATAAGGTAGGATCAACTGCTACTTCAAGAATACCGAAATTGCCTGATTTGAACTTTCCTTTCAGCGCTACTGCAAATGAAAGAAGGTCAGTGTCTGCTTTAGCCCAATCCATGGTCAATGCTGCtatttctgctgctgctaTGCGAGCTGCTGCTCAACAACGGCTGATGGAGCTCACTGGACAGAGAAATGTAGAAAATCTTTCTGGAAAGGactttctttctgcttaCCAGAAATACATTTCATCCCGAAAAGCCAACTCCAAAGCCTCTCCTTTCACCAGgtctgcttcttcatctaCGGCTCCTATCTCCTCTAGGTTCAATTTGCCTTCTGTATTCAATAAGACTGAAGTTACACAGGTTAAAGgtcagaagaaaaagaagagcatGTCAATAGCAGAGGTTCTGGCACTGGAGAGGCAGAGAATGGGTCTTGTAGCACCGTCTACAGAAGATATTCGAGCATCTTCTAGCTCCTCTGATATGAACAAAGATGAGACAACATCTAAAAGCATCGAAAGACAAAGTCTTTTGGGTTTCATTATCTCGAATGTTAGCTTGAAAGCGATTGATCCTGATGTGGTATCTTCAAAGTTGAGCTCTGAAATGATTAACAATATCAAGCATCATGTCAATTCGGCAGCTTCAAAAATCATGGCTGAAGAACTTTTggaaagtgaaaagaagcaggacTTAGATgagatggaaaaaagaaagttagAAAAtagggaaagaaaaaagagatggAGAGTGATAAATATAGAACGAAATAGAGACAACGATTTAAGAATTAGAGTTACAAAAAAGGCCAATAACATGTATCCTGCGCCAGAGCAGGAggtggaaaagcaaaactGGATTAATGCTGAATTCAGTAggagaaagcaaaagagaCTTCTCAGAGAGCAGGCACAGCAAAGGGAGCTATTAGGGCTCAAGTCATCGTCTGTTATCACATCTCATGTACAAATTATTCCTTCGACTTCTCTGAAAAGCAAATCTATATCCGAAATACTAAGCAACGATGAgttcttgaaaagaattTCTGCTGTGTGTAACTCTATTGGGATAAAGATTGATGTTGACGGACTTAAGCAAACTGCCCCAGATAAGGTTGTGGCGGTTACAGCTTTAGGAATAGGAATCCTTGTTTCATATATTGCCGGTACACCAACTCTCTCTGTTTCAAACTTAGAGGTTATCATCAACTCTGTGGTTAATTCGCTCAAAGATTTCATTGATTCGGAGTTGCAAGTTGAGAATCATTCGCTTAAAAGTTCAAGCATACCTCCAGCTCCGAAGGTCTTTAAGGCGAGGTCTGTGAAAAGGTCTCTTCCCACACCTTTTGTTCCTGCACAAAAGCAAGTACATGTTTCACAACCTCCTCAAAAAAAGGTTGCATATTCAAAGCAGGATTCTACATTTTCTAGCAAAAAGGCCCTGATCAAGCataagaagaaatacaaatCAAAGAGCCAAAAAGATCAACCGGTTGACTTTAAGAAATTCATGTCGCCGCATCCGCTTCCTGCTTCCTTTTGGTCCagtattgaagaaaataagagGAAAGATGCTAGTCCAACCAATGTAcacaaaaaagaggatatcAAAGTTTCTTCACAAATATCTGAGCGTCCTactgaaaatgaagatcaAAGTCATATGACATCCTccatcaacaaaaatacTCTTCCCAGTAATGTGGGTACTGATCGTACAATTGGTATGAATAAGGAGAGCTCGCATAGATCGTGGGATTTCATAACGAGTGTTACTTCTTCGTCCATAAAAGCTGTCAGACTTCCAAAATACATGAAGCCAAAGTTaggtaaaaataaagaagaagaacctCATATGTCATCTTTACATTCAGTCAATAACATCGCAAAAGGACATCAACAATCCGGATCCAATCCTAGTGTTAGTAGGCCATCTTATTACGGAATCAGAAAGCCGGCAGCATTCAAGAAGCCTACCGCATTTACTAAATCTGATGATCTGGAACACATGAGGGAATCGCCATACAAAATTGTTCCTCTGAAGCCACAGTGAATTTAATCATAGACTATggtatataattttttagGTGTATAATATCAAAATGTACTATTCTTCCCAAATAAAGTTGGAAGGTAACTCAAGTTTTTAGCAATTGTAGATGTTGTTAGTGGTTGAAGAATGACGACCGATGCTGACCgctaaaaaaaggaagagatCTATCTAATCAGatcaaaaaagatatcAAAAAAACAATTGTTAATTGACCGAACCCAGGATCGAACTGGGGACGTTCTGCGTGTTAAGCAGATGCCATAACCAACTAGACCATCCGGCCAACTACATTTTTGTAAATggtcggactgaaggtaacaaaatattattttcaataacctgaagtataaggattctttagatgattaccaaatccgtctaaagatatataatagattaattAGATTGTTCtctgatacttctcgtatcctttcatatctcttatctcatAGCTCTCTATGAATCAttctattcattcattattccaTCTAATAacttatcttttcaatctccctttctagaaaaataactaaatcataatctaaCCTTGCCTCTGTATCAAAGGAGGGCAAGggcgcatatttatattaaatggagaatgacacttcttccatttctcttccaatttcatacaataacaaattatatgccaaagaggaatccatcctgtttgggaacatcacattatgtgaattcagcataacccgcgatcatgcaaaaacctgttgttttgcatatgcagTCGCCACACGAATATTAGTCAGCTTATTCCGATgtagctctttcttattgtccTTCGGGTCACTATCCTTTCAGtacgctttatttcttattcgcgcttctcataaattatttcggaaactatttatatctttccgtGTTACCTAATCaggtaaatgaattcattaatattttatctggctttaaaccaatatgCGCTTGGCTTGACCCCTTACATTACCGCCGTTTTTTAGAAAAATCGTCCTCgatttataattttttaaaatctCACAAAACATTTAGATATCTTCGTAAGCATTGCCTGGTCTTAGCATATTTCCTTCTtaggaaaatgaaatcatATGATACGTACAAGTATCTGATATCTTTGTTGGAGTCATCAATTCAAAGAAACGTTCATAACTAGTCTTAACAATCAAAGTATGTCATAGGTATCTAACAAACATGTTTTGGATCGCAATCCTGCCAATAGACGTCGTAGGTCTTCTTATCATAGTCAATACCTGCTATACCAATAATTTCAGAAAGTCTGTCTCGAACTTCGAGATCAGTATGCGGAGGTTCTTTGGGGTAAATAGCATCTTGCTTTAAGTATGGTTTAAACCATCTTACATTCATAGTCCTATTTTGGTAAGGTTGGATCTGAatatcaatttcaaaagtgtTCGGCCCCTTGGGTCTCACTATCTTAAAAGGTCCATAATAGACGGGTAGAATTTTTTGGTACCGCCGCTTAATACCGAAAGCGTTGCGGTTGACTAAGACATAGTCACCAACCTTAAATGTATGATCACGTACGTGTCGATTATACTGAGCTTCTTGCGAGTGTTGCGACTGGACGATGTTATCTTTAACCTGTCGACCAATTAATTCAAGTCGTCTCACAAAGTCTTCTGCTCTAGGACTGTAACGGTTTGAGTCAATAATATCAGCGGAGATATGAGCTGGAGAATCAGGATTATATCCTTGAGCAACGTAAAATGGACTATAACCTGTCGAATTCTGAATAGCACTATTATAGGCAAACTCTGCCATGGGTAAAATCTTATCCCAATCATTCAAAGCATTTCGTGCTAACTCTCTAATAAGAGTATCAAGTATCTGGTTAACTCTTTCAGTTTGACCATCAGTCTGTGGGTGATTAGTAGTAGACATTAACGTATTCGTTCCCACTAATTTAGTAAATGTGTGCCAAAATCTATTGACAAATCTTATATCCTTATCAGAAACAAGCGTAGTTGGAAATCCATGTAATCGGTAACTTTCTCTAACAAACAATTGCGCACAGCGTTCCGCATCAAGATTATCATCTGTCGGAATAAAATGTGCCATCTTCGAGAAACGATCAATGATCACCATAATCATATTATGATTTTCGTGGGTTCTAGGTAAACCGGTAACAAAATCCATACTAACATCTGTCCAACGTCCGTTTGGCACAGGTAGTGGATGAAATAGCCCAAATGGCTTTTGAGTGGTTGTCTTAYTGCGAGCGCAAACATTGCAAGCTCCACAGAATTTCTTAACCTGTCGTAACATATTAGGCCAATAGAACATGTCAGATAGTGACAAATATGTCTTCCAATAACTAAAGTGTCCTGCAGACGGAGAATCATGACATTGTCTCATTAGTCGATCGCGGATAATCTTATCATTAGGTATTACTAACCTGTGTTCCCCATTTACGCTGGGTGAGAAGTAAAGTAGCTTATTCCTATACAGGAAGTGTTTAATATAGTTCCGAATAAGTGGACTAGGTGTCTTATGGTCTTTCAAAGTGTTATAAACCTCTGCAAACTTCGTATCTGCTGAGTATCCTGctataatatttttcttaaGAGCTGAGTTCCAACGGTTTAATACCAATGTAGCGAGTTGCTGATCAACTGCTGCTTTCTTTAGAACTGCTGATAAGTCAAAGTAAGCGATAGAAGC includes the following:
- the GND1 gene encoding phosphogluconate dehydrogenase (decarboxylating) gnd1 (BUSCO:EOG09261W3X), which produces MSVVITGPTDIAMVGLAVMGQNLVLNMADHGFTVACFNRHVEVVDQFVAGPAKGKSIIGTHNLKDMVATLKRPRKVMLLIKAGKPVDSVIGQVLPLLEKGDIIIDGGNSHYPDTTRRYEELKAKGILFVGSGVSGGEEGARYGPSLMPGGSAEAWPEIKPIFQAVAAKADGEPCCDWVGPAGAGHYVKMVHNGIEYGDMQLICESYDLMKRLAGMTDKEISEVMGRWNKGVLDSFLIEITRDILKYDDTDGTPLVEKIMDKAGQKGTGKWTAIDALDKGMPVTLIGEAVFARCLSALKDERIRASKVLTGPAIEPVPKSERSAFIDDLEQALYASKIISYAQGFMLIREAANEFNWKLNFPSIALMWRGGCIIRSVFLGEITKAFRENSDLENLLFHPFFKSAVVQAQAGWRKTVARAVTNGIPTPAYSTALAFYDGYRSERLPANLLQAQRDYFGAHTFQILPECADDKKKPNSNIHINWTGKGGNVSATTYDA